A single window of Nicotiana sylvestris chromosome 3, ASM39365v2, whole genome shotgun sequence DNA harbors:
- the LOC104218655 gene encoding NF-X1-type zinc finger protein NFXL1, translating into MSFSSAQNNRRNNNSNRPGNNPVQSARREWLPRGSTATTAVSAAPVTTTVTTTVVSPVFNLNGSSSAGNGREKDNVSAAPVNRRNQTYVGPNLNKGPTYARRERGRENHNYQANRVERAVNGRINQGEHTRLKDPNLPQLVQEIQEKLLKGNIECMICYDMVRRSAPVWSCSSCYSIFHLNCIKKWARAPTSVDMSAEKNQGFNWRCPGCQSVQLTSSKEIRYICFCGKRPDPPSDLYLTPHSCGEPCGKKLEKELPGHDLSEEDLCPHVCVLQCHPGPCPPCKAFAPARSCPCGKEVITTRCSDRKSVLTCGQQCGKLLDCGRHRCEQTCHVGPCGHCQVIVNAYCFCKKKTEVVLCGDMGVKGDIKIEDGVFSCSSACGRKLSCGNHICLELCHPGPCGDCALLPSKVKTCCCGKSSLEDERHSCLDPIPTCSKVCGKSLRCGVHRCQAVCHSGDCAPCLVPVTQRCRCGSTSRTVECYKTQAEVEKFTCDRPCGQKKNCGRHRCSERCCPLSNPKNSVTGGWNPHFCSMPCEKKLRCGQHSCESLCHSGHCPPCLETIFTDLTCACGRTSIPPPLPCGTPSPSCQLPCSVPQPCGHPPTHSCHFGDCLPCAVPVAKECVGGHVILRNIPCGSKDIRCNKLCGKTRQCGLHACARTCHSSPCDFSAGPSNGSRASCGQTCGAPRRDCRHTCTALCHPSSPCPDVRCEFPVTITCSCGRVTANVPCDAGGPIVDSVFEASIIHKLPSPLQPIEINGKKVPLGQRKLTCDDECAKMEKKKVLSDAFGITPPNLEALHFGDAAVSEVLGDLLRRDPKWVLSIEERCKCLVLGRSRGGVNALKVHVFCPMLKEKRDAVRLIAARWKLSVNAAGWEPKRFITVHVTPKSKAPARILGAKGCTVNNIAQPAVFDSLVDMDPRLVVALFDLPRDADISALVLRFGGECELVWLNDKNALAVFSDPARAATAMRRLDQGSAYCGASVVPQSGVASAVTSATNAWGVSGAAKDGGGAAALKGNPWKKAVVQEPHLRESPWDPEEWSKNPTDSAPSAWRTNEATTAASSNRWSVLEPEMTSNLPRASITIKEPVTEPGVGGSALPPKPQDVGVDEMADVVDDWEKAYD; encoded by the coding sequence ATGAGCTTTTCATCTGCACAAAACAATAGACGGAATAACAACAGTAATCGGCCCGGAAACAATCCTGTTCAAAGTGCTCGACGTGAGTGGTTACCTCGGGGATCCACGGCCACCACCGCTGTTTCAGCTGCCCCTGTCACCACCACGGTAACTACCACTGTTGTGAGCCCTGTGTTCAATCTTAATGGTTCAAGCTCAGCTGGAAATGGAAGAGAAAAGGATAATGTGTCAGCTGCACCCGTTAATCGTCGAAATCAGACATATGTGGGACCCAATCTCAATAAGGGGCCGACATATGCGAGGAGAGAGAGGGGCAGGGAGAACCATAATTATCAGGCGAACAGGGTGGAGAGGGCGGTCAATGGGAGGATTAATCAGGGCGAACACACACGTTTGAAGGACCCTAATTTGCCTCAACTTGTGCAAGAAATTCAGGAGAAGCTGTTGAAGGGGAACATTGAGTGCATGATTTGCTATGATATGGTGCGGAGGTCTGCCCCTGTTTGGTCATGCTCGAGCTGTTACTCTATTTTCCATCTTAATTGTATCAAAAAATGGGCCAGAGCTCCCACTTCTGTTGACATGTCTGCGGAGAAGAATCAGGGATTTAATTGGCGCTGTCCAGGCTGTCAATCAGTGCAGCTCACTTCATCCAAGGAGATCCGATATATTTGCTTTTGTGGGAAGAGGCCAGATCCTCCTTCAGATTTGTACTTGACCCCACATTCATGTGGAGAGCCCTGTGGCAAGAAACTTGAGAAGGAGCTTCCAGGGCATGATCTGAGTGAAGAGGATCTGTGCCCTCACGTTTGTGTCCTACAATGCCATCCTGGTCCTTGTCCACCTTGTAAGGCATTTGCTCCAGCTAGAAGTTGCCCCTGCGGGAAGGAAGTAATTACCACTCGGTGCTCTGATCGCAAGTCCGTTCTTACCTGCGGACAGCAGTGTGGTAAGCTTCTTGACTGTGGGCGTCATCGGTGTGAACAGACTTGCCATGTTGGTCCTTGTGGCCATTGTCAAGTTATTGTGAATGCCTATTGCTTCTGTAAGAAGAAAACAGAGGTTGTTCTTTGTGGAGACATGGGTGTGAAAGGAGATATCAAGATCGAGGACGGCGTCTTTTCATGCAGTTCAGCTTGTGGAAGGAAGCTTAGCTGCGGAAACCACATCTGTCTTGAGCTCTGCCATCCAGGGCCATGTGGGGATTGTGCCTTGTTGCCAAGCAAGGTCAAGACATGCTGCTGCGGTAAAAGCAGCTTGGAGGACGAAAGACACAGTTGTTTAGATCCAATTCCAACCTGTTCCAAGGTCTGTGGTAAAAGCCTCAGGTGTGGGGTACATCGCTGTCAAGCGGTGTGTCATTCTGGTGACTGTGCACCATGTCTTGTTCCTGTCACTCAAAGATGCCGCTGTGGGTCAACTTCTCGGACAGTGGAGTGTTACAAAACACAGGCAGAAGTTGAGAAGTTCACTTGTGATAGACCTTGTGGGCAAAAGAAGAACTGTGGAAGGCACCGCTGCAGTGAGCGATGTTGCCCTCTTTCTAATCCAAAAAATTCCGTCACAGGTGGTTGGAATcctcatttttgttcaatgccgtgTGAGAAGAAGCTTAGATGTGGGCAGCACTCTTGCGAGTCACTTTGTCACAGTGGTCACTGCCCTCCCTGCCTTGAGACAATTTTCACGGATTTGACTTGTGCTTGTGGGAGAACGTCAATCCCTCCTCCGCTACCTTGTGGAACACCTTCTCCTTCGTGTCAGTTACCATGCTCGGTTCCTCAGCCTTGTGGTCATCCACCTACTCACAGCTGCCATTTTGGAGACTGTCTGCCATGTGCTGTTCCTGTAGCAAAGGAATGTGTGGGCGGACATGTTATTTTGAGGAATAtaccttgtggatcaaaagacaTCAGATGTAACAAGCTTTGCGGGAAGACCAGGCAGTGTGGCTTGCATGCATGTGCTAGAACTTGTCATTCTTCACCATGTGATTTTTCTGCTGGCCCCAGCAACGGCTCCAGAGCCTCTTGTGGGCAGACATGTGGTGCTCCTAGAAGAGATTGCAGGCACACATGTACTGCTCTTTGTCACCCCTCTTCGCCATGTCCTGATGTGAGATGTGAGTTTCCTGTTACTATTACTTGTTCTTGTGGCCGGGTCACAGCAAATGTTCCTTGTGATGCTGGAGGTCCGATTGTTGACTCTGTCTTTGAAGCTTCTATAATCCACAAGTTGCCTTCACCTCTTCAACCTATTGAAATAAATGGGAAGAAGGTTCCTCTTGGTCAGAGGAAGCTCACTTGTGATGATGAATGTGCAAAGATGGAGAAGAAAAAGGTTCTTTCTGATGCTTTTGGTATAACTCCGCCGAATTTGGAGGCCCTCCATTTTGGTGATGCAGCTGTCTCTGAAGTGCTAGGGGATCTTCTTAGGCGTGACCCTAAGTGGGTTTTGTCCATAGAGGAAAGGTGCAAATGTTTGGTCCTTGGCAGGAGCAGAGGCGGGGTTAATGCACTCAAAGTTCATGTTTTTTGCCCAATGTTGAAGGAAAAGCGGGATGCAGTTAGACTGATAGCTGCAAGGTGGAAGCTTTCAGTGAATGCAGCTGGTTGGGAACCCAAGAGATTCATCACTGTGCATGTTACACCCAAGTCCAAAGCTCCAGCGCGTATACTTGGTGCCAAAGGTTGTACTGTCAATAACATTGCTCAGCCTGCTGTTTTTGATTCTCTGGTGGATATGGATCCAAGGCTTGTGGTGGCTTTGTTTGACTTGCCAAGAGATGCAGACATTAGTGCGTTAGTTCTCAGGTTTGGTGGTGAATGCGAGCTTGTCTGGTTGAATGACAAGAATGCCTTGGCTGTGTTCAGTGATCCTGCCCGAGCAGCAACAGCTATGAGGAGGCTAGACCAGGGGTCAGCTTATTGTGGTGCTTCTGTAGTTCCTCAGAGTGGTGTTGCATCAGCAGTGACATCCGCTACTAATGCTTGGGGAGTCTCTGGAGCAGCCAAGGATGGGGGAGGAGCGGCAGCTCTTAAGGGTAATCCATGGAAGAAGGCTGTAGTCCAGGAGCCTCATTTGAGGGAGAGTCCATGGGATCCCGAAGAATGGTCCAAGAATCCCACTGATTCAGCCCCTTCTGCCTGGAGGACAAATGAAGCAACAACTGCTGCCTCGTCTAATAGGTGGAGTGTCTTAGAGCCTGAAATGACTTCCAATTTGCCGAGGGCGTCTATTACAATCAAGGAACCTGTTACTGAGCCAGGAGTGGGTGGTTCAGCTTTGCCCCCCAAACCTCAAGATGTGGGGGTCGACGAGATGGCAGATGTAGTGGATGATTGGGAGAAGGCTTACGATTGA
- the LOC104218654 gene encoding acyl carrier protein 1, chloroplastic-like, which yields MASVSAACLRFGCSLNQSFKTSQINGGNAGLKLVSVGWARTAGFPSLRTSRFRVSCAKPETVEKVISIVRKQLALPADTKVIAESTFNTDLGADSLDTVEIVMALEEEFGIAVEEENSETIVTVQDAADLIEKLVEKKAA from the exons ATGGCTAGTGTTTCAGCTGCTTGTCTCAGATTTGGGTGTTCACTCAATCAGTCGTTCAAGACATCACAG ATAAACGGAGGAAATGCAGGTCTGAAGTTGGTTTCTGTAGGTTGGGCGAGGACTGCTGGTTTTCCTTCTCTCAGAACTTCCCGCTTCCGTGTTTCTTGT GCAAAGCCAGAGACAGTTGAGAAGGTAATAAGCATAGTGAGGAAGCAACTGGCTTTACCTGCAGACACTAAAGTTATTGCTGAATCTACGTTCAATACGGACCTCGGCGCTGACTCTCTTGACACT GTGGAGATTGTGATGGCATTGGAAGAGGAATTTGGCATTGCAGTAGAAGAAGAGAATTCTGAGACTATTGTAACAGTTCAAGATGCTGCTGACTTGATTGAAAAACTTGTTGAAAAGAAAGCAGCTTAA